A window of the Sneathiella sp. P13V-1 genome harbors these coding sequences:
- a CDS encoding STAS domain-containing protein produces MKSTTSTTNGGLTIALSERLTFEDHDAFREILNSIKSTDQNQCALDLSQLKAVDSAGLGMLMIAFETAEKNNIKFALVSPNGQVKRLLEISEFDKVMTIRN; encoded by the coding sequence ATGAAAAGTACAACGAGCACAACCAATGGTGGACTGACCATCGCTTTATCCGAGCGTCTCACTTTTGAAGATCACGACGCTTTTAGAGAAATCCTGAATAGCATAAAATCCACCGACCAAAACCAATGCGCACTGGATCTATCTCAGCTTAAAGCCGTCGATTCAGCCGGTCTCGGGATGCTTATGATCGCTTTTGAAACAGCCGAGAAGAATAACATAAAGTTCGCTCTCGTTTCTCCAAATGGTCAAGTGAAGCGACTTCTGGAAATTTCTGAATTCGATAAAGTTATGACTATTAGAAACTGA
- a CDS encoding methyl-accepting chemotaxis protein, whose protein sequence is MTLIDDTPTNIPLDPVEVIEDTATAQISEIEISAEVEENFEPEVLEEIQLTPEEYADASELLARWLSMSDTQKKALQIVASEMNLVSDLMETNITEISTKFQGLASNTQKQGEYLAGLLESAQNIEYEGKNFDLTGIIQTVDDHLTSMISKIVDTSKHGVQVVYALDDVTDDVQKVEKLIGDIEGINKQTSLLALNARIEAARAGEAGKGFAVVAHEVQDLAKAVNALADTMRSEISNVAEGVRVGHKQIREVANIDLSENILVKDTIRDLMDCIVRQNSQFTEALQASENVSTDITKDIYGVITKLQFQDRAKQRIENLNGTLAVMEQSLSAFEDQTKLQYDGDLMEIPSQEDWFKSIIEDLTLGEMRDRFMNAVFGEQEVSSKSTDIAPTTRTSNDTDKNDNIFFDELSEEFDDDDDIELF, encoded by the coding sequence ATGACGCTAATTGACGATACACCGACAAATATTCCTTTGGATCCCGTTGAAGTCATCGAGGATACAGCGACAGCGCAGATATCTGAAATAGAGATCTCCGCTGAAGTGGAAGAGAATTTTGAGCCGGAAGTTTTGGAGGAAATTCAACTCACTCCAGAAGAGTATGCAGATGCTAGTGAGCTTCTCGCTCGTTGGCTTAGCATGTCAGATACACAGAAAAAAGCCCTTCAGATTGTGGCAAGCGAAATGAATCTTGTGTCCGATTTGATGGAGACCAACATCACAGAAATCTCCACAAAATTCCAAGGCCTGGCATCAAACACGCAAAAGCAAGGAGAATACTTAGCCGGATTGTTGGAATCAGCGCAAAATATTGAATATGAAGGCAAAAACTTTGATCTAACTGGCATTATTCAAACCGTGGATGATCACCTGACTTCAATGATTTCAAAAATTGTAGATACTTCCAAGCACGGTGTTCAGGTTGTTTATGCCTTGGACGACGTTACCGATGATGTTCAAAAAGTGGAGAAACTTATCGGTGATATTGAAGGCATCAATAAACAAACCAGTCTGCTCGCTCTTAACGCACGTATTGAAGCAGCCCGAGCCGGAGAAGCCGGCAAGGGCTTTGCTGTCGTTGCCCATGAGGTTCAGGATCTTGCCAAGGCCGTCAATGCGCTGGCGGATACGATGAGAAGTGAAATCTCCAATGTGGCGGAAGGCGTTCGTGTCGGACATAAACAAATTCGTGAAGTCGCCAATATTGATCTTTCAGAAAACATCCTGGTAAAAGATACAATCCGAGATTTGATGGACTGTATTGTGAGGCAGAACTCACAGTTTACTGAAGCTCTACAAGCATCAGAGAATGTTTCCACAGACATTACAAAAGACATCTACGGTGTCATAACCAAGTTGCAGTTTCAGGACCGTGCCAAACAGCGCATTGAGAACCTCAACGGTACGCTTGCTGTTATGGAACAAAGCCTCAGCGCTTTCGAAGATCAAACGAAACTTCAGTATGATGGTGATCTTATGGAAATCCCGTCACAGGAAGATTGGTTCAAATCCATTATTGAAGACCTTACGCTTGGTGAGATGCGGGATCGTTTTATGAACGCTGTATTCGGTGAGCAGGAAGTTTCCTCGAAAAGCACTGATATTGCACCCACGACACGGACATCCAATGACACTGATAAAAATGACAATATTTTCTTCGACGAACTGTCTGAAGAATTTGATGACGATGACGACATCGAGTTGTTTTAG
- a CDS encoding chemotaxis protein CheA encodes MDDFDQFKVTYFAECSELLSDVETQLSELSSGSSDPEVLHAIFRAVHTIKAGAGAFKFTQLAEFSHEFEALLDRMRTGKIAVTEDGVSLLFRAADILAAMVESAENEETLSEDFGRQVLDEILKIVKGGAAPQPSTPSPTETADEPEDKPEGKTAYKIIFAPKAELFKHANEPLLIVRELKTLGTLTSTASLEKLPALKAMDGEEAYISWIFHLTTEASLDDVEEVFEFVTEDCDLSIEAVEADLEEQTSVEDEKQTDQQPEKVSSQQNTPTATVPAASKGAAKVSSIRVDLDRIDRLVNMVGELVITQSMLSQQTNDLPTEKMPNMIRGLEELALHTRELQESVMAIRMQPVKSVFSRIPRLVRDLSNKLNKKVVLNTVGENTEVDKTVIEEISDPITHMIRNSLDHGLEGPEERVKAGKPETGVITLSAEHRGGRIVITIADDGRGINRKAVLSRALERGLISEGAQLSDDEIDNMIFAPGFSTAEQVTDISGRGVGMDVVRRNIQALGGRVSIQSTPGQGSRFTMTLPLTLAVMDGMIVEAGGEKYVIPIPNIVESLRPERDALKRLPNGQKLVRIRGHYIPLCPLYQVFNIPNARKDPAKALVVLVESEEFGTVGIVVDQLIGQQQVVIKSLENNYRPVNGISAATILGNGKVAPILDIEAVYRIAQSSTSFAHDEEEHVFSELDEQHHGIEQVVQATDNATLEQPTAG; translated from the coding sequence ATGGATGATTTTGACCAATTTAAGGTGACCTATTTCGCTGAATGCTCTGAGCTGCTTTCGGATGTGGAAACTCAATTATCTGAACTGAGTTCAGGTTCGAGCGATCCTGAGGTATTGCACGCAATCTTTCGCGCTGTACATACAATTAAAGCAGGAGCTGGCGCATTTAAGTTCACTCAACTCGCAGAGTTCTCCCACGAGTTTGAGGCGCTGCTTGACCGCATGAGAACTGGAAAAATTGCAGTTACAGAAGATGGGGTCAGCCTCTTGTTTCGCGCAGCAGACATTCTGGCCGCCATGGTTGAGTCGGCAGAAAATGAAGAAACCTTATCTGAAGACTTCGGACGTCAGGTGCTAGATGAAATCCTTAAAATTGTAAAAGGAGGTGCTGCACCACAGCCATCTACACCAAGTCCCACCGAAACTGCGGATGAGCCCGAAGACAAACCAGAAGGCAAAACCGCTTACAAAATCATTTTCGCCCCAAAAGCGGAATTGTTTAAACATGCAAATGAACCACTGCTCATCGTCCGTGAACTCAAAACACTAGGGACACTAACATCAACTGCCAGCCTTGAAAAACTCCCTGCCTTAAAGGCCATGGACGGTGAAGAAGCCTATATTTCCTGGATTTTCCACCTGACAACTGAGGCCTCATTAGATGACGTTGAGGAAGTGTTCGAGTTTGTTACGGAAGACTGCGACCTATCTATTGAAGCCGTTGAAGCTGATCTTGAGGAACAGACTTCAGTCGAAGATGAAAAACAAACCGATCAGCAACCTGAGAAAGTATCTTCACAACAAAACACTCCTACAGCAACCGTACCTGCCGCAAGCAAGGGCGCTGCAAAAGTATCTTCCATTCGTGTGGATCTGGATCGCATTGATCGCCTTGTAAACATGGTAGGCGAGCTCGTTATCACTCAGTCAATGCTTTCTCAGCAGACCAACGATCTACCTACAGAGAAAATGCCCAACATGATCAGAGGGCTGGAAGAACTTGCGCTGCATACACGTGAATTGCAGGAAAGCGTAATGGCAATTCGGATGCAGCCAGTGAAATCTGTTTTCTCAAGAATACCAAGGTTGGTTCGCGATCTTTCAAACAAGTTAAACAAGAAAGTCGTCCTGAATACTGTTGGAGAAAACACGGAAGTCGACAAAACCGTTATCGAAGAGATTAGCGACCCCATTACTCATATGATCCGCAATTCTTTGGATCATGGCTTGGAAGGTCCCGAAGAGAGGGTAAAAGCCGGAAAACCCGAAACAGGGGTAATTACCTTATCTGCAGAACACCGCGGGGGCCGAATTGTCATAACTATTGCTGACGATGGGCGCGGCATTAACAGAAAAGCCGTGCTCAGCCGCGCTCTCGAACGCGGGCTCATCTCCGAAGGGGCGCAACTGTCTGATGATGAAATCGACAATATGATATTCGCGCCGGGTTTCTCTACCGCCGAACAGGTAACTGACATTTCTGGTCGCGGTGTTGGCATGGATGTTGTCAGGCGGAACATTCAAGCCCTTGGCGGTCGTGTCTCCATTCAGTCAACACCTGGTCAAGGCTCTCGGTTCACCATGACACTACCCCTTACACTGGCGGTTATGGATGGCATGATTGTTGAAGCTGGCGGTGAAAAATACGTCATCCCTATTCCGAATATAGTAGAAAGTTTGCGTCCAGAACGCGATGCTCTGAAACGTCTGCCAAATGGCCAAAAGCTGGTGCGCATTAGAGGACATTATATCCCGTTATGCCCCCTATATCAGGTCTTCAATATTCCCAACGCGCGGAAAGACCCAGCTAAGGCGCTTGTGGTTCTTGTCGAGAGTGAAGAATTTGGCACTGTCGGAATTGTGGTTGATCAACTAATAGGCCAGCAGCAAGTTGTGATTAAAAGCCTTGAGAACAATTACAGGCCCGTCAACGGTATTTCCGCGGCAACGATCCTTGGGAACGGTAAGGTTGCCCCAATTCTTGATATCGAAGCCGTCTATCGTATAGCCCAATCAAGCACCTCTTTCGCTCATGACGAAGAAGAACACGTCTTCTCAGAATTGGATGAGCAACATCATGGCATTGAGCAAGTTGTACAGGCAACTGACAATGCAACCTTAGAACAACCAACTGCAGGATAA
- a CDS encoding CheR family methyltransferase yields MTQQSTIAERKREFSFTHEEFKKLTSLVYSLTGIVLGDHKKDMVYGRLARRLRELGMRSFSQYCDLLDSKRSDDETGFLVNAITTNLTKFYRESHHFESLAAHAQKVTRDRSRLSDKTFLVWSAGCSSGEEPYSIATYLLSKVPSLSSWNFKILATDLDTNMLNKGKAGVYKADAIQSIDEPFKSVISDHCNIRGDSLYIKEKVKNHIHFKQLNLLHQWPMKKKYDVIFCRNVLIYFDTQTKNNLVSRYTDMLRDGGMLCLGHSESLHEKPENLHLHGRTTYFKGEVSS; encoded by the coding sequence ATGACGCAGCAAAGCACAATTGCCGAAAGAAAGCGTGAGTTTTCATTCACGCACGAAGAGTTCAAAAAACTCACAAGCCTGGTGTATTCACTTACCGGTATTGTTCTTGGCGATCACAAAAAAGATATGGTTTATGGACGTCTGGCCAGACGGTTACGTGAACTTGGAATGCGTTCTTTCAGTCAGTATTGTGATCTACTGGACTCCAAACGTTCGGATGATGAAACTGGATTTCTGGTAAATGCGATTACGACGAACCTGACAAAATTCTATAGAGAAAGCCACCACTTCGAAAGTTTGGCGGCCCACGCCCAGAAGGTCACTCGGGACAGATCCAGATTATCGGACAAAACCTTTCTGGTCTGGTCCGCCGGATGCTCTTCCGGCGAAGAGCCGTATTCAATTGCAACTTATTTGCTCAGCAAAGTTCCATCTTTATCGAGTTGGAACTTCAAGATACTTGCCACGGACCTTGATACCAACATGCTGAACAAGGGCAAAGCTGGCGTCTACAAAGCTGACGCCATCCAGTCCATTGATGAACCTTTCAAATCAGTTATCTCGGATCATTGCAACATTCGGGGCGACAGTCTCTATATCAAGGAAAAAGTAAAAAATCACATCCACTTCAAGCAGTTAAATCTACTTCATCAATGGCCGATGAAGAAGAAGTATGATGTCATTTTTTGCCGCAATGTCCTGATCTATTTTGATACCCAGACCAAAAACAATCTGGTTTCCAGATACACTGACATGCTGCGGGATGGCGGAATGCTCTGCCTTGGACATTCAGAAAGTTTGCATGAGAAACCAGAAAATCTACACCTGCATGGCCGCACCACATATTTCAAGGGTGAGGTCAGCTCATGA
- a CDS encoding chemotaxis protein CheW — protein MEVEQNISPASSAPADAPPQIAEGSDTASEIQGIQQFVTFAIGNEEYAVDIMKVREIQAWSEVTILPNQPSYMRGVLNLRGIIVPIFDLRCRFGQGVTDATSIHVVVIVAVKDRIIGILVDRVSDILTVEGSEICKVPDLDDRQDEEHILGLVTAGERMVALLDIASLFHSEIIETSIDVADANGAPQS, from the coding sequence ATGGAAGTTGAGCAAAACATCTCCCCGGCTTCTTCTGCTCCAGCAGATGCCCCTCCACAGATTGCAGAGGGCAGCGATACCGCAAGTGAAATTCAGGGTATCCAGCAATTTGTAACCTTTGCCATTGGTAACGAAGAATATGCTGTAGACATTATGAAAGTGCGTGAAATTCAGGCATGGAGCGAAGTGACCATTTTGCCGAACCAGCCTAGCTATATGCGTGGGGTTCTAAATCTGAGAGGAATTATAGTACCGATATTTGATCTTCGCTGCCGGTTTGGGCAAGGCGTTACTGATGCAACATCCATCCATGTTGTTGTGATCGTCGCTGTTAAGGATCGGATTATTGGTATCCTAGTTGATCGTGTTTCCGACATTCTAACAGTTGAGGGGAGCGAAATTTGTAAAGTTCCGGATCTCGATGACCGTCAGGATGAGGAGCATATTCTTGGCCTTGTAACAGCAGGGGAAAGAATGGTTGCCTTGCTGGATATTGCCAGCCTTTTCCATTCAGAAATCATTGAAACTTCAATCGATGTGGCGGACGCCAATGGCGCGCCCCAGAGTTAA
- a CDS encoding protein-glutamate methylesterase/protein-glutamine glutaminase, translated as MTGKIKVLIVDDSALIRQMLTKMLTSDPSIDVVGTAPDPLTARTMIKQLNPDVLTLDIEMPRMDGLEFLEKIIALRPMPVVMISSLTQEGAEIALKALEIGAVDYIGKPTSDLQAGLTEKASEIISKVKTASRAKVHAKRPSSPKPIESKTFQHFTTTEQIVCIGASTGGVEAIREVITALPANFPAVMITQHMPGTFTTSFANRLDGMSRISVCEAKQSQRVLPGHVYIAPGEQHLELARSGANYICKLTNDAPVSGHRPSVDVLMTSAAKVAGSNVIGVILTGMGRDGAEGMLHLRKAGAFTIGQDEASSVVYGMPRVAFETGGIELQVPLSQVASTLMKQLEKRDVRAIRI; from the coding sequence ATGACTGGAAAAATTAAAGTCCTAATAGTTGACGATTCCGCGTTAATTCGCCAGATGCTGACTAAAATGCTGACATCTGATCCCTCGATCGACGTGGTGGGAACAGCCCCAGATCCACTTACCGCGCGTACAATGATCAAGCAGTTGAACCCCGATGTTCTGACATTGGATATCGAAATGCCTCGTATGGATGGGCTAGAGTTCCTTGAGAAAATAATTGCGCTTCGGCCCATGCCTGTGGTCATGATCTCTTCCCTCACCCAAGAAGGTGCGGAAATTGCCTTGAAAGCGCTCGAAATTGGTGCAGTGGACTACATTGGCAAACCAACAAGCGATTTGCAGGCAGGTCTCACAGAGAAAGCATCTGAGATCATCAGTAAAGTCAAAACGGCTTCACGAGCGAAGGTTCATGCCAAAAGACCAAGCTCACCAAAACCGATTGAAAGTAAGACTTTTCAGCATTTCACAACAACCGAACAAATCGTTTGTATCGGCGCTTCTACCGGTGGCGTGGAAGCAATTCGCGAAGTTATTACTGCCCTACCCGCCAATTTCCCGGCTGTGATGATCACACAACATATGCCAGGCACTTTTACAACCTCATTTGCAAATCGCCTGGATGGGATGAGCAGAATCTCTGTGTGCGAAGCCAAACAGTCCCAAAGGGTATTGCCGGGTCATGTCTATATTGCCCCCGGAGAGCAACATCTTGAACTTGCTCGTTCTGGGGCAAACTACATCTGCAAATTGACAAATGATGCCCCTGTCAGCGGCCATCGCCCTTCTGTTGATGTATTAATGACGTCTGCAGCAAAAGTAGCAGGAAGCAACGTCATCGGGGTGATCTTGACCGGCATGGGGCGTGATGGAGCCGAAGGAATGCTGCACCTAAGAAAAGCTGGCGCATTTACCATTGGGCAAGATGAAGCGAGTTCAGTCGTTTACGGTATGCCTAGAGTGGCCTTCGAAACAGGCGGAATTGAATTGCAAGTTCCCCTTTCTCAAGTTGCCAGCACTCTCATGAAACAACTCGAAAAACGAGACGTAAGGGCCATCAGAATATGA
- a CDS encoding chemoreceptor glutamine deamidase CheD: MNHTQTRPPEKRFDRKLDPFLTTTRRKYFDPKWNRTVVRVHPGDHYICKGEDEMIVTILGSCVSACIRDPKIGVGGMNHFMLPESDTGNWGTTSANMRYGNYAMETLINDILKAGGQRERLEVKLFGGGNVTPGSVLVGDNNGRFALNYLKYEGLTPLACDLGGPHPRRIHYDPITGKVDRLLLRRKDDLSLLKEENEYRRKLPKQASGSGEIDLF, from the coding sequence ATGAACCACACTCAAACTCGTCCGCCAGAAAAACGGTTTGACCGTAAACTTGACCCATTCCTGACAACGACACGGCGAAAATACTTTGATCCAAAATGGAACCGAACTGTCGTCAGAGTACATCCGGGTGATCATTATATCTGTAAAGGTGAAGATGAAATGATCGTCACGATACTTGGCTCATGCGTCTCTGCATGTATTCGGGATCCAAAGATTGGCGTTGGAGGGATGAACCATTTTATGCTGCCAGAAAGTGATACTGGTAATTGGGGGACAACAAGCGCCAACATGCGCTACGGCAACTATGCCATGGAAACCCTGATCAACGATATTTTGAAGGCAGGCGGACAGAGAGAGCGACTGGAAGTAAAACTTTTCGGCGGGGGAAATGTGACGCCCGGATCTGTCTTAGTTGGCGATAACAACGGCCGATTTGCGCTTAATTATCTGAAATATGAGGGCCTGACACCTCTTGCCTGTGACCTGGGTGGTCCGCATCCGCGGCGTATTCACTATGATCCAATCACAGGCAAAGTTGATCGTCTTTTGCTACGCAGAAAAGATGATCTGAGTCTTCTGAAAGAAGAAAATGAATATCGCAGAAAGCTTCCGAAACAAGCCTCGGGTTCTGGCGAAATTGACCTTTTTTAA
- a CDS encoding methyl-accepting chemotaxis protein, with amino-acid sequence MTDTTFQSPPQMDQGRSAGKFAIPELTIKSKLFAGFAVMLAILLIAVGVGVNDASLTKSHVEIVDRDTFPTTMHLSDLEKNVFESMAHVGAYAVTGASSEKAAQAKNWKNIDKLVASVDKDATKWNEAETNKWGDIKDLISQYQNAQENVLALDPSSVQWNSDRSLRLAEATDISKELFALLSGADGLKTFTVNETKKSMQVLIKDANALMRDLWILLAIGLIAGIALAVLISRSITKPMGVLVFTIQAIAEGKKVDVAGTERKDEIGNICRALLEITRQAAVNLRTKAALDSCRTNVMVADEDYNIAYVNETMQEMLEANEADLKTDLKNFEAKKVVGTNIDTFHKNPAHQRNMLDNLRDTFETDLLIGGRSFNLVVSPVMNDINERIGTVVEWADVTEEKKRLEQERRVANENSRIKSALDNCTTNMMVADANYNIVYINDTMKAMLHQNESNMKKDLPQFDAANIIGVNIDSFHKNPGHQRGMLDRLTHAYNTNIEVGGNFYNLIASPVLSDDGERIGTVVEWADVTAEKLIEQEIDGVVSAAVAGDFNTKLQLEGKEGFMLNLSEAINSLSDTVSSAMQDVGSALSSLAEGDLTKRIDSEYQGLFEELKKNTNGTSDQLTSIVSDIATAAAEVASAAQEINMGTMDLSQRTEQQASNLEETAAAMEQMASTVKQNAENAQQANQLSVSAKDVAEKGGEVVSEVVDAMSRIEDSSQKISDIIGVIDEIAFQTNLLALNAAVEAARAGDAGKGFAVVAAEVGTLAQRSSQAAKDIKGLINDSGNEVKDGVRLVGNAGESLTEIVDSIKRLSDIVSEIAAASDEQSTSISEINRSVSQMDEMTQQNSALVEENAAASRTLQEQSESVRERISFFKVDSNAASSVVRPALQNGSANTATSEAPASQPSMPMVAVSSASSAAEDWSEF; translated from the coding sequence ATGACAGATACAACATTTCAGTCACCCCCACAGATGGATCAAGGACGCTCGGCGGGCAAGTTCGCTATACCGGAGCTCACCATCAAGTCTAAACTGTTTGCAGGCTTTGCCGTGATGCTTGCCATCCTGCTTATTGCTGTGGGTGTTGGCGTAAATGATGCGTCCCTTACCAAATCTCACGTTGAAATAGTGGATCGCGACACTTTTCCAACCACAATGCACCTTTCTGATCTTGAGAAAAATGTATTCGAAAGCATGGCGCATGTTGGTGCCTATGCGGTGACAGGTGCTTCTAGTGAAAAAGCAGCACAAGCCAAAAACTGGAAAAATATCGATAAACTGGTCGCCAGTGTTGATAAAGACGCAACTAAATGGAACGAGGCTGAGACAAACAAATGGGGAGATATCAAAGACCTGATTTCTCAATACCAGAATGCTCAAGAAAATGTACTTGCTCTGGACCCCTCATCTGTTCAATGGAACTCTGATCGTTCTCTTCGACTGGCCGAAGCAACAGACATTAGCAAAGAGTTATTTGCCCTGTTATCCGGAGCCGACGGCCTGAAAACCTTTACCGTGAATGAAACAAAAAAATCCATGCAAGTTTTGATTAAGGATGCAAATGCTTTAATGCGCGATCTTTGGATCTTGCTTGCCATTGGATTAATCGCGGGCATTGCACTTGCCGTCCTGATTTCACGTTCAATTACTAAACCAATGGGTGTTCTTGTCTTCACAATTCAGGCCATCGCGGAAGGCAAAAAAGTCGACGTCGCTGGTACAGAACGCAAAGATGAAATCGGTAATATCTGTCGGGCACTTCTGGAAATCACCAGACAAGCTGCGGTAAACCTGCGCACAAAAGCAGCACTTGATAGCTGCCGAACAAATGTAATGGTCGCCGATGAAGACTACAATATCGCCTATGTCAACGAAACGATGCAAGAAATGCTGGAAGCGAATGAGGCAGATCTCAAAACCGACCTTAAGAACTTTGAGGCCAAGAAAGTGGTTGGAACTAATATTGATACCTTCCACAAAAACCCTGCACATCAACGCAACATGCTCGACAATCTAAGAGACACTTTTGAAACCGACCTACTAATTGGCGGGCGCAGCTTCAATCTAGTTGTCTCACCGGTAATGAATGACATTAATGAACGCATAGGTACCGTTGTAGAGTGGGCCGATGTTACAGAAGAAAAAAAACGCCTTGAGCAGGAACGCCGTGTTGCGAATGAAAACTCCCGCATCAAATCAGCACTGGATAACTGCACCACAAATATGATGGTGGCAGATGCAAACTACAATATCGTCTATATCAACGATACGATGAAAGCCATGCTGCATCAAAATGAGAGCAATATGAAGAAAGACCTGCCTCAGTTTGATGCTGCCAATATTATTGGTGTCAACATCGACAGTTTCCACAAAAACCCAGGTCATCAACGTGGTATGTTGGACCGCCTGACACATGCTTATAATACGAACATTGAGGTCGGTGGCAACTTCTACAATCTGATTGCAAGCCCGGTTCTTTCCGACGATGGCGAACGCATTGGTACAGTTGTGGAATGGGCAGATGTAACTGCTGAAAAACTGATTGAACAGGAAATCGACGGTGTCGTTTCCGCGGCTGTTGCTGGTGACTTTAACACCAAACTGCAACTGGAAGGCAAAGAAGGCTTTATGCTCAACCTTTCAGAAGCAATCAACAGCTTATCAGACACGGTTTCAAGTGCGATGCAAGATGTTGGGAGTGCCCTTTCATCTCTTGCTGAAGGTGATCTCACCAAGCGAATTGATTCCGAGTATCAGGGACTGTTTGAAGAGCTTAAGAAAAACACCAACGGCACATCTGATCAACTCACCAGTATCGTGAGTGATATCGCAACCGCCGCTGCAGAAGTTGCCAGCGCTGCCCAGGAAATCAATATGGGTACGATGGATCTATCACAGCGGACTGAACAACAAGCTTCCAATTTGGAAGAAACTGCAGCTGCAATGGAACAAATGGCATCCACGGTCAAACAAAATGCTGAAAATGCCCAGCAAGCAAATCAGCTTTCTGTTTCTGCAAAAGATGTTGCCGAAAAAGGTGGTGAAGTGGTGAGTGAAGTTGTCGATGCGATGTCTCGTATTGAGGACTCCTCCCAGAAAATCTCCGACATTATCGGTGTCATCGATGAAATTGCCTTCCAGACCAATCTCCTCGCTCTCAATGCAGCAGTTGAAGCTGCAAGGGCCGGGGATGCGGGTAAAGGCTTCGCTGTTGTCGCGGCGGAAGTTGGTACTTTGGCTCAACGCTCCTCGCAAGCTGCCAAAGACATCAAGGGGTTGATCAATGACAGTGGCAACGAAGTTAAAGACGGTGTTCGCCTTGTTGGTAATGCAGGTGAATCCCTGACAGAGATCGTAGATTCCATCAAACGCTTGAGTGATATCGTTTCCGAAATCGCGGCGGCCAGTGATGAGCAATCAACCAGCATCTCCGAGATTAACCGCTCTGTTTCACAGATGGATGAAATGACACAGCAAAACTCTGCCCTTGTGGAAGAAAATGCAGCCGCATCCAGAACACTACAAGAGCAATCGGAAAGTGTTCGCGAACGCATCTCATTCTTCAAAGTGGATAGCAACGCTGCATCAAGTGTAGTTCGTCCGGCGTTGCAAAATGGTTCTGCTAATACCGCAACATCCGAAGCGCCTGCTTCTCAGCCGAGCATGCCTATGGTTGCAGTCTCCAGCGCCTCGTCTGCCGCAGAAGACTGGAGCGAGTTCTAA